In one window of Silvanigrella paludirubra DNA:
- a CDS encoding DNA topoisomerase 3, with amino-acid sequence MDKASKWLVITEKPSVAGDLAKALGGFEKKGDYYESPKYFITWAVGHLLELLEPEELDPKYKRWLLQDLPILPSEFQYKPKKGQTERLNHIKSLAKKSEVVGFINACDAGREGELIFREIFDFCGQDKPFKRLWLQSMTPESIRKGFNLVKPGKDYDNLGDAARCRAESDWLIGMNATRAVTKRLKSRNTKGVWSVGRVQTPTLALIAKRELEHLKHRPEPYFTIEGRFSTSSHEYSGVWFDPNFKKPISTDEEDLQHYSEKEDRIFSKERLDQILNDFNLNKGKATASETRKESKEIAPQLFDLTLLQREANRKLGMSASRTLQAAQRLYEKHKLLTYPRTDSRYLPEDYVNNVTDVIKEFSAIPTEFTKACQKILKTGLLNKERIFNDKHVSDHFAIIPTGHFPSEKLDGDDARIYNLVLKRFLAAFMPHAVWAKVERITKVGSQTFRTRVQDLQEPGWREVYGLDTEEESKLPKLNEKNPEAVTPVQTEDITPQTNATKPPARLTEAKLLSLMEHCGRSIADEEIAEVLKDKGIGTPATRADIIENLIAKEYVSRFGKSLRATSKGIRLVDVLSRIPIDTLSKVELTGEIEFDLRKMEKGQKKRSEFMQDMFDFTSSIVDKARTFEYDAIFKNDPPLGSCPVCKKGKVFEGFWGYKCNLAGNSKEKVGDECTFIIWKEKNQRYIDRSLVEEVLSKNIAGPFEFSNSNGTSHFEEYLTISPVKGIIFCEQNGDPKESATGYDVVVLHEEPLPETFLKLPGLVKVTENAYLCEFGVQMPAAETAASEAAETKPKRGRKKAAAEGSTEEKAKKKPAKPKKTKRLISRMPRVLCGREMSLEDYKSFIITGSTPPIADFKSKKGRPFAAALHLKDNGNFEFKFVSRKALLGEETVKTPKNTEKKSANKAKVVKKTKKKDSSSEGESSSV; translated from the coding sequence ATGGATAAAGCTTCTAAGTGGCTCGTCATAACAGAAAAACCATCGGTTGCAGGAGATCTCGCAAAAGCGCTGGGTGGATTCGAAAAAAAAGGCGACTACTATGAGTCACCAAAATATTTTATCACCTGGGCTGTAGGTCATCTTTTAGAATTACTGGAACCCGAAGAATTAGACCCCAAATACAAGCGTTGGTTACTTCAAGATCTTCCTATTCTTCCTTCTGAATTTCAATACAAACCCAAAAAAGGGCAAACAGAACGACTCAATCATATTAAAAGCCTTGCTAAAAAATCGGAAGTTGTGGGCTTTATTAATGCCTGCGATGCAGGGCGAGAAGGCGAACTTATTTTTAGAGAAATATTTGATTTTTGCGGCCAAGATAAACCATTTAAAAGACTTTGGTTACAAAGTATGACACCCGAGTCAATCCGTAAAGGTTTTAATTTAGTTAAACCTGGTAAAGATTATGACAATCTTGGAGATGCCGCTCGCTGCCGTGCTGAAAGCGATTGGCTCATTGGCATGAACGCAACTCGTGCTGTCACAAAAAGATTAAAATCAAGAAATACGAAAGGCGTGTGGTCTGTTGGTAGAGTACAAACGCCAACTCTTGCCCTAATTGCAAAACGTGAATTAGAACACTTAAAACATAGACCTGAGCCTTACTTTACTATTGAGGGGCGTTTTTCTACCTCTAGTCACGAATATTCTGGAGTTTGGTTTGATCCTAATTTTAAAAAACCAATCTCTACTGATGAAGAGGATCTTCAACACTATTCTGAAAAAGAAGATCGCATTTTTTCAAAAGAACGTTTGGATCAAATTTTAAATGATTTTAATTTAAATAAAGGAAAAGCAACTGCTTCTGAAACAAGAAAAGAATCTAAAGAAATTGCTCCTCAATTATTTGATTTAACTTTATTGCAACGAGAAGCAAACCGTAAATTAGGTATGTCTGCATCAAGAACATTACAAGCAGCTCAAAGACTTTATGAAAAACACAAACTGTTAACTTATCCAAGAACGGATTCTCGTTACCTTCCTGAAGATTATGTTAACAACGTAACAGATGTTATTAAAGAGTTTTCCGCAATTCCAACAGAGTTTACAAAAGCTTGTCAAAAAATATTAAAAACAGGTTTACTAAATAAAGAACGTATATTTAATGACAAACATGTTTCCGATCACTTTGCCATTATCCCAACAGGTCACTTTCCTTCTGAAAAATTAGATGGTGATGACGCACGCATTTATAATCTTGTCTTAAAAAGATTTCTTGCTGCTTTCATGCCCCATGCTGTTTGGGCAAAAGTGGAGCGCATCACAAAAGTGGGTTCTCAAACATTTAGAACCCGTGTCCAAGATCTTCAAGAACCAGGTTGGCGCGAAGTTTATGGACTTGATACCGAGGAAGAAAGCAAACTTCCAAAACTAAATGAAAAAAATCCTGAGGCTGTGACACCTGTGCAAACAGAAGATATCACTCCTCAAACAAATGCGACAAAACCACCAGCACGTCTTACGGAAGCAAAATTGCTTTCTTTAATGGAACATTGCGGACGCTCCATTGCAGACGAAGAAATTGCCGAAGTTCTTAAAGACAAGGGAATTGGTACACCAGCCACACGTGCTGATATTATAGAAAATTTAATTGCCAAAGAATACGTAAGCCGTTTTGGGAAATCTTTAAGAGCTACCTCAAAAGGTATTCGTTTGGTCGATGTCTTGAGCCGTATTCCTATTGATACTCTTTCCAAAGTCGAGCTCACAGGTGAAATAGAATTCGATCTTCGCAAAATGGAAAAAGGACAAAAAAAACGTTCTGAGTTTATGCAAGATATGTTTGATTTTACTTCATCTATTGTAGATAAAGCACGCACATTTGAATACGACGCCATATTTAAAAACGATCCTCCTTTAGGCAGTTGTCCTGTTTGTAAAAAAGGAAAGGTATTTGAAGGCTTTTGGGGATATAAATGCAACTTAGCTGGTAATAGCAAAGAAAAAGTCGGTGATGAATGCACATTCATTATCTGGAAAGAAAAAAATCAAAGATACATTGATCGCAGCCTTGTTGAAGAAGTTCTTTCAAAAAACATCGCAGGGCCCTTTGAATTTAGCAATTCCAATGGCACCTCACATTTTGAAGAATATTTAACCATTTCTCCAGTCAAAGGGATTATCTTTTGTGAACAAAATGGAGATCCAAAAGAATCTGCTACAGGATATGATGTTGTTGTTCTACATGAAGAACCTTTACCAGAAACCTTCCTAAAGTTACCCGGTTTAGTAAAAGTAACAGAAAATGCCTATTTGTGTGAGTTTGGTGTCCAAATGCCAGCTGCCGAAACAGCAGCAAGTGAAGCGGCAGAAACAAAGCCTAAAAGAGGTCGTAAAAAAGCCGCGGCAGAAGGCTCAACCGAAGAAAAAGCAAAAAAGAAACCTGCAAAACCTAAAAAGACAAAACGCCTCATTTCACGCATGCCACGTGTTTTATGTGGCCGCGAAATGAGCCTAGAAGACTACAAGTCTTTTATCATTACAGGTTCCACTCCACCTATTGCCGACTTTAAATCTAAAAAAGGGCGCCCTTTTGCCGCTGCTCTTCATTTAAAAGACAATGGAAACTTTGAATTTAAATTTGTTTCCAGAAAAGCTCTTTTAGGCGAAGAAACAGTTAAAACACCCAAAAACACAGAAAAAAAATCGGCTAATAAAGCAAAAGTCGTTAAAAAAACAAAGAAAAAAGACTCCTCCTCAGAAGGTGAATCTTCCTCCGTATAA
- a CDS encoding inositol monophosphatase family protein, whose protein sequence is MNSLEEIFKTAKQCAQVASQMSLEFKHGIDPQSLKNDKSWVTSADKKIEEKLREIINKNHPTHYILGEEEGGEIGNDPESFTWILDPIDGTFSFVHNVPFYSSLIAVLKGNTPIIGIACLPALGITMSAMKGKGAFINDEKYYKTPLVGSSHIELIATADVYRFYLEKKDNLIQKLYGKDFKSRTYSDALGYYMLLRGSVRVFIDPKVEIWDVAPFHVIMPEAGFTIHSWNGERALKKGTSISYAIDEQNLPINCADVVELTSQFA, encoded by the coding sequence ATGAATTCATTAGAAGAAATTTTTAAAACTGCAAAACAATGTGCACAAGTAGCTTCTCAAATGAGCCTTGAATTTAAACATGGAATAGACCCACAAAGTTTAAAAAATGACAAATCATGGGTCACATCTGCAGATAAAAAAATTGAAGAAAAATTAAGAGAAATTATAAATAAAAATCACCCTACACACTATATTTTGGGAGAAGAAGAAGGCGGAGAAATTGGTAATGATCCTGAATCCTTTACTTGGATTTTAGATCCTATCGACGGAACATTTAGTTTTGTACATAATGTTCCTTTTTATTCTTCTCTTATTGCCGTTTTAAAAGGTAACACTCCTATTATTGGCATTGCTTGTCTTCCTGCTTTAGGAATTACAATGAGCGCAATGAAGGGCAAAGGAGCTTTTATTAATGACGAAAAATATTATAAAACTCCTTTAGTTGGTAGCTCTCATATTGAATTAATTGCAACTGCGGATGTTTATCGATTTTATCTAGAAAAAAAAGATAATTTAATTCAAAAACTTTATGGGAAAGATTTTAAATCTAGGACATATTCTGATGCCCTTGGGTATTATATGCTTTTAAGAGGCTCTGTAAGAGTTTTTATTGATCCAAAGGTAGAAATTTGGGATGTTGCTCCTTTCCATGTAATTATGCCCGAAGCAGGGTTCACAATACATTCGTGGAATGGTGAAAGAGCTCTTAAAAAAGGAACAAGTATTTCTTATGCTATTGATGAGCAAAACTTGCCTATTAATTGTGCAGATGTAGTTGAACTCACTTCGCAATTTGCTTAG
- a CDS encoding NAD-dependent aldehyde dehydrogenase: MLNNIKLENALKILSQNKQKWLKLNIQQKISYLESAMDSLILESKQWAEVSARAKEGSANSDIVGQEFLAGPAILMRQLRYLIQALKENGKPTPKKIFQRDNKQFVAKVMPENIKESLIWRGFESEVWIQKDKFPTQGVVYSENNTIPAVSLILGAGNVSSISPLDALTKLYNEGKVCIVKLNPVNDYLLEIFNKIFVDLIHDGFLYFTKGTGEIGEYLCNHNLVDDIHITGSHITHDKIVWGKGTVEEINEKKLNDTMICNKNITSELGCVTPVIIVPGIWTDEELIYHARQIASVVANNASFNCNAMKVIVTCKGWQQRELFLNYLRIELKSTPSRKAYYPGAWERYSGFLKQYNQAEIIGDNKAGCIPWTLIPDINSNNYAFENEAFCGIITETSINANNVTEFIHKAVDFCNDKIWGTLSCSLLVDPLTKKIHHNDIEYALETLRYGTIGVNCWSALSYAFASTTWGAFPGATLKDIQSGIGTVHNGLLFDFPEKSVIHAPFTIWPTPAWFYTNKNTLEIAECLIEYEYSQSVYSMMKLIFAALKG; this comes from the coding sequence ATGTTGAACAATATAAAATTAGAAAACGCTCTTAAAATTCTTTCGCAAAATAAGCAAAAATGGCTTAAATTGAATATTCAACAAAAAATTAGTTATTTAGAATCAGCAATGGATAGCTTAATTTTAGAATCAAAACAATGGGCTGAAGTTTCTGCTAGAGCAAAAGAAGGTTCTGCAAATAGTGATATAGTTGGCCAAGAATTCTTAGCTGGTCCTGCAATTTTAATGAGACAATTAAGATATTTAATACAAGCTTTAAAAGAAAATGGAAAACCAACTCCAAAAAAAATATTTCAAAGAGATAATAAACAATTTGTTGCAAAAGTAATGCCAGAAAATATTAAAGAATCCTTGATTTGGAGAGGATTTGAATCTGAAGTTTGGATACAAAAAGACAAATTTCCTACTCAAGGAGTTGTTTATAGTGAAAATAATACAATACCTGCAGTGAGTTTAATTCTTGGTGCAGGTAATGTTTCAAGTATTTCACCTTTAGACGCTTTGACTAAATTATATAATGAAGGAAAAGTGTGTATTGTAAAACTTAATCCTGTAAATGATTATTTACTTGAGATATTTAACAAAATATTTGTCGACTTAATTCATGACGGTTTTTTATATTTTACTAAAGGAACAGGAGAAATTGGTGAATATTTATGTAACCATAATTTAGTTGATGATATACATATAACTGGTTCACATATAACTCATGATAAGATTGTTTGGGGTAAAGGAACGGTCGAAGAAATTAATGAAAAAAAATTAAATGATACTATGATTTGTAATAAAAATATTACTTCTGAACTGGGATGTGTTACACCTGTAATTATTGTTCCTGGAATATGGACGGATGAAGAGCTTATATATCATGCTAGACAAATAGCTAGTGTAGTTGCTAATAATGCAAGTTTTAACTGTAATGCAATGAAAGTAATTGTTACTTGTAAGGGGTGGCAACAGAGAGAATTATTTTTAAATTATTTGAGAATAGAATTAAAATCAACTCCCTCTAGAAAAGCATATTATCCTGGTGCTTGGGAAAGATATTCAGGATTTTTAAAACAATATAACCAAGCAGAAATTATTGGAGATAATAAAGCTGGTTGTATTCCTTGGACTTTAATTCCTGATATAAATTCAAATAATTATGCTTTTGAAAATGAGGCATTTTGTGGTATAATTACTGAAACTTCAATTAATGCAAATAATGTGACAGAGTTTATTCATAAAGCAGTAGATTTTTGTAATGATAAAATCTGGGGAACATTGAGTTGTTCTTTGTTAGTAGATCCTTTAACAAAAAAAATTCATCATAATGATATTGAGTATGCCCTAGAAACGTTACGTTATGGCACAATTGGAGTTAATTGTTGGTCTGCTCTTTCTTATGCATTTGCTTCTACAACTTGGGGTGCTTTTCCGGGCGCTACTTTGAAAGATATTCAGTCAGGTATTGGAACGGTTCACAATGGCTTATTATTTGATTTTCCAGAAAAATCAGTAATACATGCTCCCTTTACAATTTGGCCTACTCCAGCTTGGTTTTATACTAATAAAAATACATTAGAAATTGCTGAGTGTTTAATTGAGTACGAATATTCTCAAAGCGTTTATTCAATGATGAAACTTATTTTTGCTGCTTTAAAGGGGTAA
- a CDS encoding PhoPQ-activated protein PqaA family protein — MNHYKTLRKLITFFLPALFSENIYSNSNCPSNLSALNCMTFMHKDTPLNYKKLSEERILNEGRLLKFELFSQNYPLQIETNKNEWVHTVSIYLPDNYRESTTPILYIDSGDNNNIKKNTIDFFSIAKQTHSMVISVDLVPNQPISFPTNPNLSEDYLVAHTWKLYIDDPIKNKINLLHLPMAMSAIKTMDLVQHEFLGTNYNVNSFIMSGASKRGWAAWLATIADSRVKAIIPIVIDIYNTKELFNKLYKIYAHNWPIALYPYYKENMHKYLENKNFLELLDIEDPIAYKKSDKRLRLNIPKFIISSSGDDFFPPDSIYENYNHIPGKTYLKYVPNSSHFISKPIIENSIISFSNNLNSNFKSKIISYKILEKDMGNLIEFRVTLTKDVKKISLWQAKNETERDFRFACGIKYTETEYLIPKNHRLEIVIKKPEKGWEASFIEITDNNSFVQTTPNIVLPRRVYPTSISKEKKDGCRVLPL; from the coding sequence ATGAATCATTATAAAACTCTAAGAAAGCTAATAACTTTCTTTCTTCCTGCTTTATTTTCAGAAAATATTTATTCAAATTCTAATTGTCCAAGTAATTTAAGCGCTTTAAATTGTATGACATTTATGCACAAAGATACTCCTTTAAATTATAAAAAACTTTCAGAAGAACGAATTTTAAATGAAGGAAGATTATTAAAGTTTGAACTTTTTTCTCAAAATTATCCTCTACAAATTGAAACAAACAAAAATGAATGGGTTCATACTGTTTCTATTTATTTACCTGATAATTATAGGGAGTCAACAACTCCAATCTTATATATTGATTCAGGAGATAATAACAATATTAAAAAAAATACAATAGATTTTTTTTCCATAGCAAAACAAACCCATTCAATGGTAATTTCGGTTGATCTAGTTCCAAATCAGCCTATTTCATTTCCAACAAACCCAAATCTATCTGAAGATTATTTAGTAGCTCATACTTGGAAACTTTATATTGATGATCCTATAAAAAATAAAATTAATTTACTTCATTTGCCAATGGCCATGTCTGCAATAAAAACTATGGATTTAGTTCAACATGAATTTTTAGGCACTAATTATAATGTAAATTCTTTTATCATGAGCGGTGCTTCTAAAAGAGGTTGGGCCGCTTGGTTAGCAACTATTGCCGATTCTAGGGTGAAAGCAATTATTCCAATAGTAATTGATATTTATAATACTAAAGAGTTATTTAATAAATTATATAAAATATATGCGCATAATTGGCCTATTGCATTATACCCATATTATAAAGAAAACATGCATAAATATTTAGAAAATAAAAACTTTCTTGAATTATTAGATATTGAAGATCCTATTGCATATAAAAAATCAGACAAAAGATTGAGATTAAATATTCCAAAATTTATTATAAGTTCTAGCGGCGACGATTTTTTCCCTCCAGATAGTATTTATGAAAATTATAATCATATTCCTGGTAAGACTTATTTAAAATATGTACCAAACTCAAGCCATTTTATATCTAAACCCATTATTGAAAATTCAATTATTTCTTTTAGTAATAATTTGAATTCAAATTTTAAATCAAAAATAATCTCTTATAAAATTTTAGAAAAAGACATGGGAAACTTAATAGAATTTAGAGTTACTTTAACTAAAGATGTTAAAAAAATTTCTTTATGGCAAGCAAAAAATGAAACCGAAAGAGATTTTAGATTTGCATGTGGGATAAAATATACAGAAACTGAATATCTTATTCCCAAAAATCACCGATTAGAAATTGTTATTAAAAAGCCAGAAAAAGGTTGGGAAGCTTCTTTTATTGAAATTACAGATAATAATTCTTTTGTTCAAACAACTCCAAATATTGTTTTGCCTAGAAGAGTATATCCAACTTCTATAAGTAAAGAAAAAAAAGATGGATGTCGTGTTTTGCCATTATAG
- the crcB gene encoding fluoride efflux transporter CrcB has product MTLLYVGIFGLLGVFSRYFIGIIFKKIFNTSFPYDTFIINILGAFLIGIVFVLGSEKNQISPELRAGIMIGFLGGFTTFSSYCLDAIKMFENLKYIQGFLYISLSPIIGTFAAILGILIARKI; this is encoded by the coding sequence ATGACATTATTATATGTTGGTATTTTTGGTTTATTAGGAGTATTTAGCCGCTATTTTATTGGAATAATATTTAAAAAAATTTTTAATACTTCTTTTCCATATGACACTTTTATTATTAATATATTAGGGGCTTTTTTAATTGGAATCGTATTTGTGTTGGGCTCTGAAAAAAACCAGATCTCCCCTGAATTAAGAGCTGGAATTATGATTGGTTTTTTAGGAGGGTTTACAACATTTTCATCTTACTGTTTGGACGCAATAAAAATGTTTGAAAATTTAAAATACATTCAAGGATTTTTGTATATTTCTTTAAGCCCCATTATAGGAACTTTTGCAGCTATTTTAGGAATATTAATTGCTCGCAAAATTTGA
- a CDS encoding murein transglycosylase A, with protein sequence MKKNYYIICCAFTSVLFLFSCKTTEKIDKKENANYTFEKVKWNSVQLKEDSSKIDNLKLAIESNLKWLKRKKEDSIFKYNEISFTTKDFICTTNSFLNDISDKNFISETMLEKHFDIYKIEIKNEKPVLFTGYYIPYAEASEIKTSKYKVPVYKTPSDLITVNLEEFNPDYKGKVIRGRVHKNKLVPYWTRQEISEGNKLQNKDLEIAWVKNKTDLFFIEIQGSALLSYPDGSKKYIHYASQNGREYKPIGSLLLNEGILKKSDVSMQTIRAWLNQNPKEVQRVLNFNKSFVFFNLENEGPFGNINVKLVGGRSIAADQRVLPAGTLTLLDFPMPILPNEAINSSSKSNSFSQLAFVQDTGGAIKGPGRVDVFWGEGDEAGEIAGVTKQSGSLYILVPKLKCSESLLVSNK encoded by the coding sequence ATGAAAAAAAATTATTATATTATTTGTTGTGCATTTACATCAGTACTTTTCTTATTTTCTTGTAAAACAACAGAAAAAATAGATAAAAAAGAGAATGCTAATTATACTTTTGAGAAAGTAAAATGGAACTCAGTACAACTAAAAGAAGATAGCTCAAAAATTGATAATTTAAAATTAGCAATTGAGTCAAATTTAAAATGGCTTAAAAGAAAAAAAGAAGACTCAATATTTAAATACAATGAGATTTCGTTTACTACAAAGGATTTTATATGCACTACCAATTCGTTCCTAAATGATATATCTGATAAAAATTTCATTTCTGAAACTATGCTAGAAAAACACTTTGATATTTATAAAATTGAAATAAAAAATGAAAAACCAGTATTATTTACTGGTTATTACATTCCTTATGCAGAAGCAAGTGAAATAAAAACTTCTAAATATAAAGTACCTGTTTATAAAACCCCCTCCGATTTAATTACAGTAAATCTTGAAGAATTTAATCCAGATTATAAAGGAAAAGTAATTAGAGGCAGAGTTCATAAAAATAAGCTTGTTCCATACTGGACAAGACAAGAAATATCAGAAGGAAATAAACTTCAAAATAAAGATTTAGAAATTGCTTGGGTAAAAAATAAAACAGACCTATTTTTTATTGAAATTCAAGGTTCTGCTTTATTAAGTTATCCTGATGGCAGCAAAAAATATATTCACTATGCTTCTCAAAATGGAAGAGAATATAAGCCAATAGGCTCTCTTCTTTTAAATGAGGGTATTCTTAAAAAAAGTGACGTTTCAATGCAGACAATCCGTGCTTGGCTAAATCAAAATCCTAAAGAAGTGCAAAGAGTTTTAAATTTTAATAAATCTTTTGTATTTTTTAATTTAGAAAATGAAGGTCCATTTGGGAATATAAATGTTAAGCTAGTAGGCGGAAGAAGTATCGCAGCGGATCAGAGAGTATTACCAGCTGGTACTTTAACTTTATTAGATTTTCCAATGCCTATTTTACCAAATGAAGCAATAAATAGCTCGTCTAAAAGCAATTCATTTTCTCAACTCGCTTTTGTTCAAGATACTGGTGGGGCTATTAAAGGGCCTGGAAGAGTTGATGTATTTTGGGGTGAAGGTGATGAAGCGGGAGAAATTGCTGGCGTAACAAAACAATCAGGTTCTTTATATATTTTAGTTCCAAAATTGAAATGCAGTGAATCTTTGCTTGTTTCTAACAAATAA
- a CDS encoding aminoglycoside N(3)-acetyltransferase, translating into MGIKKIISNTNLPNTIESLKKDLFHLGVEPEMVLLVHTSLSKIGWINGGAVTLILALQEVLTKEGTLIMPSHSADLSDPKDWTQPAVPEDWWEIIKETMPPFDQTHTPTYEIGVVPEVFRNFRSVVRSYHPTCSFSAWGKKAEKIIEKHSLDHGFGDKSPLNKIFSLNGHILLIGVTHESNTSLHLAEEKCRHYPQEKKGSPIYNEKGEREWKNYKQACYSTEFFNTIGNEFEKKHIFKRGKIGNADSKLINQRELVHFAHQWYDEKINNS; encoded by the coding sequence ATGGGTATAAAAAAAATTATATCTAATACAAATTTACCAAATACTATAGAGTCTCTCAAAAAAGATCTTTTTCATTTAGGTGTAGAACCAGAAATGGTACTTCTTGTTCATACATCTCTTAGTAAAATAGGCTGGATAAACGGCGGCGCTGTAACTTTAATATTAGCGCTTCAAGAGGTTTTAACAAAAGAGGGGACTTTAATAATGCCATCCCACTCCGCAGATTTAAGCGACCCTAAAGATTGGACTCAACCAGCCGTACCCGAAGATTGGTGGGAAATAATTAAAGAAACAATGCCACCATTTGATCAAACTCATACTCCAACTTATGAAATTGGAGTAGTTCCTGAAGTATTTCGAAATTTTCGTTCTGTTGTTAGAAGTTATCATCCAACTTGTTCTTTTTCTGCTTGGGGTAAGAAAGCGGAAAAGATTATTGAAAAACATTCTTTGGATCATGGCTTTGGAGATAAATCACCATTGAACAAAATTTTTTCACTAAATGGACATATCTTACTCATTGGAGTTACACATGAAAGTAACACATCCCTCCATTTAGCAGAAGAAAAATGTAGGCACTACCCTCAAGAAAAAAAAGGCTCCCCTATATATAATGAAAAAGGGGAACGAGAATGGAAAAATTATAAACAAGCATGTTATTCAACAGAGTTTTTTAACACAATTGGCAATGAGTTTGAAAAAAAACATATATTTAAAAGAGGCAAAATAGGAAATGCAGACTCAAAATTAATAAACCAAAGAGAATTGGTACACTTTGCTCATCAATGGTATGACGAAAAAATAAATAATAGCTAA
- a CDS encoding aldehyde dehydrogenase family protein codes for MISKEIEKFDIKNPFKSRYNNFINGHWVSPISGEYFPNICPIFGKTFTEIARSCNADIEMAIDAAHSAKTSWAKTSNTERANILLKIADRMEVNQNILALAETIDNGKPIRETRGADVPLAIDHFRYFASCIRAQEGSIGQLDKDTVAYHFHEPLGVVAQIIPWNFPLLMAAWKIAPALAAGNCIVLKPAEQTPASILVWLEIIQDLLPPGVLNVVNGFGLEAGKPLASSNRISKVAFTGETSTGRLILQYASQNLIPVTLELGGKSPNIFFKDVLLKDDEFLNKAIEGFVMFAFNQGEVCTCPSRALIHESIYDIFIEKALDRVKRIKQGNPLDPSTMMGAQVSLEQMEKIISYIEIGKNEGAQMLTGGRRKEFKDSLSDGFYVEPTVFKGTNEMRIFQEEIFGPVLSVATFKDDEEAIEIANSTNYGLGAGIWTRDLGSAFKFGKEIQAGRIWTNCYHLYPAHAAFGGYKQSGIGRENHKMMLEHYQQTKNILVSYDQNPLGFF; via the coding sequence ATGATCAGCAAAGAAATAGAAAAATTTGATATTAAAAATCCTTTTAAAAGTCGTTACAACAATTTTATAAATGGACATTGGGTATCTCCAATTAGTGGTGAATATTTTCCTAATATTTGTCCTATTTTTGGTAAGACATTTACAGAAATAGCAAGATCATGCAATGCTGATATAGAAATGGCAATCGATGCCGCTCATTCAGCAAAAACCTCATGGGCAAAAACCTCAAATACAGAAAGAGCTAATATATTATTAAAAATAGCTGATCGAATGGAAGTTAATCAAAACATACTTGCTCTTGCAGAAACAATAGATAATGGAAAACCAATTCGAGAAACAAGAGGAGCTGATGTTCCTTTAGCTATAGACCATTTCAGATATTTTGCGAGTTGTATAAGAGCTCAAGAAGGTTCTATAGGGCAGCTTGATAAAGATACAGTTGCTTATCATTTTCATGAACCTTTAGGTGTCGTTGCGCAAATTATTCCTTGGAATTTTCCATTGCTCATGGCGGCATGGAAAATTGCCCCTGCTTTGGCTGCAGGTAATTGCATTGTATTAAAACCTGCAGAGCAAACCCCGGCTTCTATTTTAGTATGGTTAGAAATAATTCAAGATCTTCTGCCTCCAGGTGTTTTAAATGTTGTAAATGGATTTGGTTTAGAAGCTGGAAAACCATTAGCATCATCAAATCGAATTTCAAAAGTGGCTTTTACTGGTGAAACCTCAACAGGAAGATTAATTTTGCAATACGCTTCGCAAAATTTAATTCCTGTAACTTTAGAATTGGGAGGAAAATCACCAAATATTTTCTTTAAAGATGTTTTATTAAAAGATGATGAGTTTCTAAATAAAGCAATTGAAGGTTTTGTAATGTTTGCTTTTAACCAAGGAGAAGTATGTACATGCCCTTCTCGAGCTTTAATACATGAATCTATTTATGACATATTTATTGAAAAAGCACTTGATAGAGTTAAACGAATTAAACAGGGGAATCCATTAGATCCTTCTACAATGATGGGAGCTCAAGTTTCATTAGAACAAATGGAAAAAATTATTTCATATATTGAAATTGGGAAAAATGAAGGCGCTCAAATGCTAACTGGTGGTAGAAGAAAAGAATTTAAAGATTCTTTATCTGATGGCTTTTATGTTGAGCCAACCGTTTTTAAAGGAACTAATGAAATGAGAATATTTCAAGAAGAAATATTTGGACCTGTTCTATCCGTTGCAACTTTTAAAGATGATGAAGAGGCTATCGAAATTGCAAATAGTACAAATTATGGTTTGGGAGCTGGTATTTGGACTAGAGACCTAGGAAGTGCATTTAAATTTGGCAAAGAAATTCAAGCAGGACGTATATGGACAAATTGCTATCATTTGTATCCTGCTCATGCCGCATTTGGTGGTTATAAACAATCAGGGATAGGGCGAGAAAATCATAAAATGATGCTCGAGCATTATCAGCAAACGAAAAATATTCTAGTTAGTTATGATCAAAATCCATTAGGTTTTTTCTAA